Genomic window (Culex pipiens pallens isolate TS chromosome 3, TS_CPP_V2, whole genome shotgun sequence):
TCTAACAAAACGAAAATCGTTGCGATTGCAACTCTGACTACCAAAGTGAACGATACAAGAATAAAGCTAGCGTTGAAGAAAACCCTAGACACTTAAGAGAATGGTGAATGAAGAGAAAACAAGACATGGAATTGTCATCAAGCGTACATTAGCGGCGTAGtaaaagttgaacaaattttaccttaaaacTTCACATTGAACCGAGCTCGAGCTGCATAAAAAGAAAATCGTgactaatacaaaaaaaaacaaacacaaaaaaaataatcaaccaaCTGAATTGAAAccaataaactaaatcaattaaACACTTTTACTCTCTTTTCAAAGACGCCACCGTAGTCCacacaaatcactggaaagaaacGTCCCCAACTCACATCTTCGTCGCCGGATAGTACACCGTGTGCGTGCCCCGTGCAATGATCGAGTTGTCCCGTTTGTGGCGCAGCTCGCACTCCATGAAGGCGAAATTTTTCCCCGACCGGACGGGGCTGGCATCGATCAAAACCTCGTCCCCCGGTCGGGCACCCTTCATGAACGTCACGTGCATTTCCACCGAAACACCAAAGGGACAGTTTGGTCTTGCGAGCAGGGCCTCCGACGTTACGGTTTCGATTAGCGACGCTGTGAAACCACCGTGAAGAACTCCGTATCGGTTGAGGTGTTCGTCAGCCACCTTAAACTGGGCGCTGCAACGGCCGTCACCGATGCTGATCATTTTGACCtggaatttgaagtttttcagcGTATCGATTAACCTCGATGAGGTTTTGTACCAACCTGTTGCAAGCATCGATCGAAGCTACTGTTTTTGACCACTTGGCTGGACATTCTGCGTAGAAATTGCAAGCCTATCATGAAGAAAATCAGAGAATAATTaaggctaatttaaaatttacaccaACGATTTCAAAAAACAACTGTTCCCAATGAATGAAGTCACATCACTAATGCGGTAAAAGTCACCTGTTCTTCTGAATAAGTAACGGTTGCGGTATTTCCAAGATTTAGGTGTGGATTATAATCAATCCAGTCCATCCCCTTAATTCAATGTATGTTTAACTTTTAACCCCTTTCCGCTCAATGCTGGCATTTAAAACTGTCGTGACAGTTTTCGAGAAATTTAAATCTGTAGTAAAATTATAGTGGTGCCCTGGTGCTACCATGGGCGTTACAGGGTTAAGAAATTTATGTATGACACATTCCgacgttgcaacgtcacgattttttttaactttattcgAAATATGTCTCGTACTTAAATGTTATTACAAATTCGGattagaaattgaattttctgcaagtacactcaaaccccgatggtttgacaccaactgttgtcaaacgggGTCACGTTTCAGTTTGACagcccttttacacggagttcacatacacccccaaacgtttgttttgatagcgtgcgtgagcgccgtataaaaagtgacagttcgtcacaaactaaaaaagtgtcaaacgaaaaagcgaccatccaccgggggttgagtgtttacattttcatctattaacaaaacaaatttgagggcatttggttgtatcattgctgagatacagtcatgcctcggtttagcaccgcatatgggggatgcaaaaccgaggcgtgcataaccgaggcacagagcttatgggattttggctatatgggagacattggctttaatcgtacgaaaaatcatgcaaatatcaaaaaattatagtgttttgaaatcgggatgatgtcagctatccatcaaaattattgtttcatgaaaattttcacaaaaatacgtatttttcctatatttcgaaaatgcatttttttctcttaagaaaccaaaaatatattgttattgcaatatgggtatcaaatgatcaggtttttttttttcaaacattttggatgtaataacaatttttaaaaaatactcaaaattttcacaaaactacgtctttttgaaaaaaaactccaaattttaatttttacaatatgggtatcaaacgatcgggattttttcatacatttcgaatgtaataacaacatttttagaaaattcaattcaattggtgtttattagaatttaacagttctgctccaggatgttacatttgcaattcagagatttggagaacctttcaactgagatcaattcataagcctttacagggagggtacatgtttctatgtttagatgttgctagctgcgtgctcttttagggaaaataaattttgagaaaaaaccctagatctatgtatGGCTTAAGACTAATATCACAGTTGTTGACGGAGGAGTGCTTCGATGAGCGGATTCGTTGACATCCCACAAGAAGTCCTGAAGGTTCTCGTTGCCTTTTCGATGCTTGCGTCGATGGTGTCGACGCCGGCCAGCTCGTGTAGATCGTCGGTCGGGTACCACGGGTCCAAGTTGTGCACCATCTTGAGCAGCTTGTTCTGCTTCACCTGGAGTCGCTTACGGTGCGATTTGGCGCAGTTGCCCCAGACCGCAGCAGCGTAGGTCAGCATTGGACGGATGATGCACTTGACCACGAGCGACTTGTTCTTAATACTCAGTTTCGACCGCCGATTAAGCAGGGAGTAGAGCGCCTTGGTGGAACGATCCACCTTCTCGATGATGTTGTTCACGTGCTTGTCGTACTTCAGCTTCTTGTCATGCACCACACCCAGGT
Coding sequences:
- the LOC120420645 gene encoding acyl-coenzyme A thioesterase 13-like isoform X2 is translated as MSSQVVKNSSFDRCLQQVKMISIGDGRCSAQFKVADEHLNRYGVLHGGFTASLIETVTSEALLARPNCPFGVSVEMHVTFMKGARPGDEVLIDASPVRSGKNFAFMECELRHKRDNSIIARGTHTVYYPATKM
- the LOC120420645 gene encoding acyl-coenzyme A thioesterase 13-like isoform X1 — translated: MIGLQFLRRMSSQVVKNSSFDRCLQQVKMISIGDGRCSAQFKVADEHLNRYGVLHGGFTASLIETVTSEALLARPNCPFGVSVEMHVTFMKGARPGDEVLIDASPVRSGKNFAFMECELRHKRDNSIIARGTHTVYYPATKM